The SAR324 cluster bacterium genome contains the following window.
GCCATGCGGTTGGGCATGATCTCTTCACTAACCCACTCACTCTTACCGTTATTCACGACTTTAGTCCAGATTCTCTGCTTATAAATCCCGCCATCCAGGAATAATTCTCTGTACCTGGTCTGTATAGCAACCTCATACGGATCAGTGGCCGAATGTTCCCACGATCTTTCCTGGAGTACCACCAATTGCACAACTCCGTAATCCGCTCTCCAGTTGACAATATCCTCGGCAAGAAAACTTGCCAGATAGAGATTCTCACCATCCACGGAACGTTCCACAAGGACACCACACCGTCCTGTGATCAAGACCTCATGCAGTATTTGGCTGATATACCCTTCAAGGCTCACCCCTGTCAAGGTGACATCCTGTTTCCAGTCTTCCAGTTTGGCAGGCAGGGTAATTACGGGTGTTTTTCTGGTCACAAGCCCGACTTTCCCATGCACCGTATGGGCGAAGGTTCCATAAAACACTGCCCGATCTTTGTATCTGGTATAACGTTCTTCATCCTGGTTCGTCAATTTAGGCAAATAGTCTTCCCCCTTGGACTTGACAGCCCCTTCACCATCATAGCAGTCTCGGCAAATGCGGTATTCTTTTATCCGTCTTTGGTATTCTGGGTGAATGGAATCTATAGGCATAATTTTTTATTTCTCATGCTTGAATATTGGCTGATTGCGAAATCTGCACTTAATTTACTAAATAAATGCAGATAAAGCAAAAAAAATCTACAACCCTGATAAACGACCGACTGATAATGACCTCCCAGTTGAGGAAGCAACCATCTGATATGCACCTGAAACACAGTCGATCTGGTCATCATTTGCATCTCCTGCTCCGGTGAACACCTGACACTCATTCAAGAAATCATTGATCCACGTTCCACGCACCAGCTTCACCTTTCCCGCTTCCGCTCTAGTGATCCAGGGGAGCGACCTGGTGAGCTTGTCTTGATCCGGCCTGAATCCCTTGATGCTAATTCCTGCCAGCGTCCGGTCATCCAGCAAATCATCAATGAAGCCTTTCATCTGTCCCGCTTCTTCGATTCCCACATGGATCCGCTCATTGAGGGCGGTTTGCGTGATCGTCTTTCGGACTTTGGGCCATTCATCTCTCATCCGGATCATGTCTTTGATATAAATAGTGCTGTCTCGCCCTACCGCAAGAGCGCACGAAGCCGTAAAATCCGCAGTTTTTCTGGCTGAAACCGCCAAGTCCCAGAACCGTACCCATTGCAACCCGTCCGGCAGTTCGTTGGAGCTGATGATATTAAACCAGCCACGCTGTATTCGTGCCCCTCCTGCTGGGGCAGGTTTCTGTTGAAACAACGCAGTCCAATCGTAGATACCAAGCGTTGAACGGACGTGTGCCAGGTCGAATTCGTTCTTAAAATCCGGCCACAATGGTTCACCCTCGATTCTTGGGTCATCGGGGTGTTTTTCAGCTTCGCAAATTGCTGGGAAACTGAGAATTGTCCATTTTTCACTGTTAGCATCCTGCGTTTGTTGCTTGATCACTCTTCCGGCAAGGTCGTCTTCATGCCAACGTGTCATATTGATCAGGATGGAGGCTCCTTTTTGCTGTCTGGTGTAAAAGGTGGAGGTGTACCAGTCCCAAATACTCTCCCGAACCGTCTTGGATTCTGCCTCTTCTCGGTTTTTGATGGGGTCGTCAATAATTCCATGGGTGAATCCATGCCCAGTGATACCACCGCCCACACCGGCTGCCTTGAACACTCCCTCATCCTCAGTGAGCCATTCTTCCACTGCGGATCGTTCCTGGGAGAGCCTTGTCTTGAAAATTGCCTGATAAGTTTCGCTTTGCAAGATTCCACGAACCTTGCGACTCATCGCATTGGCCAATCCCTGTGAGTATGAGGCCATTATCACCTGGCTCTTTGGAAGTCTGCCTAAAATCCAGGCTGGGAGCCTCCTGGAGACTAGCTCACTGTTATGTGTTGGAAGCATACTCTCCCCACATAAAAACATCTGACTGGGTGAATCGACTTGGATACACACGGTGTCTGCCATCCCCGCAGGTTCAAAATCAAGAAAACGGTGTTCTCTTTGTGGATGAATACAGAGACTCTTTTTTCTTGGCAAACGGGCTGCATCCGGCATATAAAACAGTACCCGATATTTCAGGCTGATAAATCGCCCGTATAGCGTAGCGTCCCCTGTAATCAAGGATGCTTTGTATCCTAACGAATTTACAAGTTGCCTGACACACTGGGCCAAATTATGATTCACCGAAGTGAATTCGACTTGTCCTGTAGGTGACACATATCCATCGGTATCAATCAATCCCTGTAGAAGACTGAGCCTCTGTTCTTTACTCCCTCGCAGGTATTCAGCAGGGATGTGCTTGTTGCCTAATAAGCCCATTGCTCTTAATTGCTTTTGTAAGCCCAGAACCCCAAAGTTTTTCCGATCTTTATGACTCCTGATTGGATACCCTGATCTTTGTATCTCAGAACGTATGAATTCCTGATCTTCGTGTACTCCTGACGTAATAAACCCTGATGTGGTACGTCCATCTCCCAGCCAGACCCCTAAAACATACGGGGGAATGTTTAGTCTTTTTGGAGGAAGTTCTAAAGCTCCTTGCCGTTGCACAAGGGGCTTCCTGTAATCCTTCATGTTTAATGTTCGCTGATACAACTCTTGAGTATTATAAACCCGATACTTCTTATGCTTCCTGCAAAGACGAACCACCCAATCATGTTCTGAATCTGCAACAATAGAGTCTCCATCATCTGTTGTAACACGGTAAACAGTCCGACTGGTGAAAATCTCACTTCTGGCA
Protein-coding sequences here:
- the terL gene encoding phage terminase large subunit — its product is MRPQGLNLTSPTSPQNSWQLLEAALKTMPEKLKAQINQEMSQRELIEFVKYTFPEYQANWHHKVLCRYLERWANGEIKRLMVFMPPRHGKALEVNTPIPTPDGYKRIVDLVPGDKVFDETGAICAVVARSEIFTSRTVYRVTTDDGDSIVADSEHDWVVRLCRKHKKYRVYNTQELYQRTLNMKDYRKPLVQRQGALELPPKRLNIPPYVLGVWLGDGRTTSGFITSGVHEDQEFIRSEIQRSGYPIRSHKDRKNFGVLGLQKQLRAMGLLGNKHIPAEYLRGSKEQRLSLLQGLIDTDGYVSPTGQVEFTSVNHNLAQCVRQLVNSLGYKASLITGDATLYGRFISLKYRVLFYMPDAARLPRKKSLCIHPQREHRFLDFEPAGMADTVCIQVDSPSQMFLCGESMLPTHNSELVSRRLPAWILGRLPKSQVIMASYSQGLANAMSRKVRGILQSETYQAIFKTRLSQERSAVEEWLTEDEGVFKAAGVGGGITGHGFTHGIIDDPIKNREEAESKTVRESIWDWYTSTFYTRQQKGASILINMTRWHEDDLAGRVIKQQTQDANSEKWTILSFPAICEAEKHPDDPRIEGEPLWPDFKNEFDLAHVRSTLGIYDWTALFQQKPAPAGGARIQRGWFNIISSNELPDGLQWVRFWDLAVSARKTADFTASCALAVGRDSTIYIKDMIRMRDEWPKVRKTITQTALNERIHVGIEEAGQMKGFIDDLLDDRTLAGISIKGFRPDQDKLTRSLPWITRAEAGKVKLVRGTWINDFLNECQVFTGAGDANDDQIDCVSGAYQMVASSTGRSLSVGRLSGL